One genomic window of Medicago truncatula cultivar Jemalong A17 chromosome 1, MtrunA17r5.0-ANR, whole genome shotgun sequence includes the following:
- the LOC11431273 gene encoding uncharacterized protein, with translation MKRTMPWSDDDDSSNDESSSLHSDSENDSKTGAKKSKGKSTKQKSAPIDFEALKRYGYKGGPSVLKVPPPKEDDSKRDWSWSSGKEKRVEKEVEETYEERKKTREALSLGEQMPTVLTRNDKKNLSFSQKEKKKRDLGQASRGKNYVEEEKRLLRDNGVYSGFDS, from the exons ATGAAGAGAACAATGCCATGGAGTGATGATGATGACTCATCTAATGATGAGTCATCTTCTTTGCATTCAGACTCTGAAAATGATAGTAAAACTGGAGCCAAAAAATCCAAAG GTAAATCTACAAAGCAGAAAAGTGCTCCAATTGACTTTGAAGCTCTGAAACGATATGGCTATAAAGGCGGGCCTTCTGTCTTAAAGGTACCTCCACCCAAAGAAGATGACTCAAAGCGAGATTGGTCCTGGTCCAGTGGAAAGGAAAAGCGTGTCGAGAAGGAAGTTGAAGAAACAtatgaagagagaaagaaaacaagAGAGGCTCTTTCCCTAGGAGAGCAAATGCCAACTGTTCTGACCAGGAATGACAAGAAGAATCTTTCCTTTTCTCagaaggaaaagaagaaaagggaTCTTGGTCAAGCAAGCAGGGGGAAAAATTATGTTGAAGAAGAGAAAAGGCTGTTGAGGGACAATGGAGTCTATTCTGGTTTTGATTCTTGA
- the LOC11431272 gene encoding methylcrotonoyl-CoA carboxylase subunit alpha, mitochondrial, translating into MSSSLFFLLFRRNANTKIKTNLTHSNCHVRAREFSSSEPKKKERIEKILIANRGEIACRITRTAKRLGIRTVAVYSDADRNSLHVASSDEAIRIGPPPARLSYLSSSSILDAALRSGAQAIHPGYGFLSESADFAQLCEDNGIAFIGPPASAIRDMGDKSASKRIMGAAGVPLVPGYHGDEQDIDKMKLEADQIGYPVLIKPTHGGGGKGMRIVHTPDEFAESFLAAQREAAASFGVNTILLEKYITQPRHIEVQIFGDKHGNVLHLNERDCSVQRRHQKIIEEAPAPNISPEFRAHLGQAAVSAAKAVNYYNAGTVEFIVDTVSGQFYFMEMNTRLQVEHPVTEMIVGQDLVEWQIHVANGDPLPLSQSQIPILGHAFEARIYAENVPKGFLPATGVLHHYQVPVSSGVRVDTGVKEGDAVSMHYDPMIAKLVVQGENRAAALVKLKDSLTKFQVAGLPTNVNFLLKLANHRAFENGNVETHFIDNYKEDLFVDATNSESAKEAYEAARRSASLVAACLIEKEHFISARNPPGGSSLHPIWYTSPPFRVHHQAKRMIELEWDNEYDSGSSKILKLTITYLPDGRYLIETDENGSPGLEVKATYVKDHDFRVEADGVINDVNLAVYSKEQMKHIHIWQGSFHHYFKEKIGLTLSEDEESQHKPKSESSGVPRGAVVAPMAGLVVKVLVKNETRVEVGQPVLVLEAMKMEHVVKAPSSGYVHGLQVTVGEQVSDGSVLFNVKDQ; encoded by the exons ATGTCTTCTTCCTTATTCTTCTTACTATTCCGTCGAAATGCTAATACCAAGATCAAAACCAACCTCACGCACTCAAACTGTCACGTGCGCGCACGTGAGTTCTCATCATCGGaaccaaagaaaaaagaacGAATAGAAAAAATTCTAATAGCAAACAGAGGCGAAATAGCATGCAGAATCACCAGAACCGCTAAGAGACTCGGAATTCGCACCGTCGCTGTTTACAGCGACGCCGATAGAAACTCCCTCCACGTCGCATCTTCCGATGAAGCCATTCGAATCGGTCCTCCACCTGCTCGTCTCAGTTACCTCAGCTCTTCTTCCATTCTCGACGCTGCTTTGCGTTCTGGTGCTCAG GCTATTCATCCTGGATATGGATTTTTATCGGAGAGTGCTGATTTTGCTCAGCTTTGTGAAGACAATGGGATTGCTTTTATTGGACCTCCTGCATCTGCGATCCGAGACATGGGTGACAAGAG TGCATCGAAGAGAATAATGGGGGCTGCAGGGGTGCCGCTTGTGCCTGGATATCATGGAGATGAACAAGATATTGATAAAATGAAGCTGGAGGCGGATCAAATTGGTTATCCGGTCCTCATTAAGCCAACCCATGGAGGAGGAGGAAAG GGTATGAGGATTGTGCACACTCCAGATGAATTTGCTGAATCATTCCTTGCAGCACAACGTGAAGCAGCTGCTTCTTTCGGTGTAAACACAATTTTGCTGGAGAAGTATATTACACAACCGAGGCACATAGAAGTCCAA ATATTTGGGGATAAGCATGGGAATGTTCTGCATTTAAATGAGAGAGACTGCAGTGTGCAGAGAAgacaccaaaaaataattgaagaagCTCCAGCA CCAAACATTTCTCCTGAGTTTCGTGCACACTTGGGTCAAGCGGCTGTTTCTGCAGCAAAG GCAGTTAACTATTACAATGCTGGGACAGTGGAGTTTATAGTTGATACAGTCTCTGGCCAGTTTTACTTTATGGAGATGAATACCCGTCTTCAG GTTGAGCATCCTGTCACAGAGATGATTGTTGGTCAAGATCTTGTTGAATGGCAAATACATGTTGCGAATGGAGATCCTCTTCCACTGAGTCAATCACAAATACCAATATTAG GTCATGCTTTTGAAGCTCGAATCTATGCTGAAAATGTTCCAAAAGGATTTCTTCCTGCAACTGGAGTACTGCACCATTATCAAGTTCCAGTCTCATCAGGGG TCCGGGTGGATACTGGGGTTAAAGAAGGAGATGCTGTTAGCATGCACTACGATCCAATGATTGCTAAGCTTGTAGTGCAGGGAGAAAATCGTGCTGCAGCATTGGTCAAACTGAAGGATAGTTTGACAAAGTTTCAG GTTGCAGGTCTACCAACTAATGTCAACTTTCTTCTAAAGCTCGCTAATCACCGGGCATTTGAAAATGGCAATGTGGAGACTCATTTTATTGATAATTACAAGGAAGATCTCTTTGTGGATGCTACAAATTCAGAGTCTGCCAAAGAAGCATATGAAGCTGCTAGGCGCAGTGCATCCCTTGTAGCTGCATGTCTCATTGAGAAAGAACATTTCATATCAGCTAGAAACCCCCCTG GTGGCAGCAGCTTACACCCTATATGGTATACTTCACCGCCTTTTAGAGTCCATCATCAAGCTAAGCGTATGATAGAACTTGAGTGGGATAATGAGTATGATAGTGGTAGTTCAAAGATCCTGAAGCTTACTATCACTTACCTGCCTGATGGGAGGTACCTGATTGAG ACAGATGAAAATGGAAGTCCTGGTTTAGAAGTTAAAGCAACATATGTAAAAGATCATGATTTTAGAGTTGAAGCTGATGGTGTAATCAACGATGTTAACCTTGCTGTATACTCGAAG GAGCAAATGAAGCATATTCATATTTGGCAAGGGTCCTTTCATCATTATTTCAAAGAGAAAATAGGCCTCACTTTGTCTGAGGATGAGGAATCCCAACATAAACCAAAATCCGAATCATCTGGAGTTCCTCGAGGAGCTGTTGTGGCACCCATGGCAGGCTTGGTAGTTAAGGTTCTAGTAAAGAACGAGACAAGAGTAGAGGTGGGACAACCCGTGTTAGTATTAGAAGCGATGAAGATGGAG CATGTTGTAAAGGCACCATCATCTGGCTATGTACACGGACTACAAGTTACAGTGGGTGAACAGGTTTCTGATGGTAGTGTTCTCTTCAATGTAAAG gatcaataa
- the LOC11430524 gene encoding dnaJ homolog subfamily C member 21 has product MEILPFEGPLHLDRLEELSLESLSTIHVESEFAKREKELSLKAKIVQERYQDLFKELKIIGSTYGKTIQLLTKKNNELQVQVKNLKGVDDGSSSYDYDYHYQLDVLRIKNVELEETAKKNLSTISELRKENSKLKDEKRGVERLLKSVDTKFRGLHQRVERLEDDTGRLMSVDASQDEEDVDDCDSRNDTVEGKSIKQKRGKGSLVKQAGREIMLKKSKGC; this is encoded by the exons ATGGAGATACTTCCATTTGAAGGGCCGCTTCACTTAGACAGACTAGAGGAGCTTTCATTGGAGAGCCTTTCAACCATACATGTTGAGTCAGAGTTCGCCAAAAGAGAAAAGGAACTATCTTTGAAAGCCAAAATAGTTCAAGAAAGATACCAAGATCTCTTCAAAGAACTCAAAATTATTGGCTCAACTTATGGTAAAACCATTCAACttttaacaaagaaaaacaatgaattGCAGGTTCAAGTCAAGAATTTGAAGGGTGTTGATGATGGTAGTAGTAGCTATGACTATGACTATCATTACCAACTTGATGTGTTAAGAATAAAGAACGTTGAATTAGAGGAAACAGCGAAGAAGAATTTGTCAACTATAAGCGAGCTGAGGAAAGAAAACAGCAAATTGAAAGATGAGAAACGCGGGGTTGAGAGATTACTTAAGTCTGTGGACACCAAGTTCAGGGGACTGCATCAAAGAGTAGAGAGGTTGGAGGATGATACTGGACGTTTGATGAGTGTAGATGCCTCTCAAGATGAAGAGGATGTTGATGATTGTGACTCCAGAAATGACACTGTGGAGG GCAAATCTATAAAGCAGAAAAGAGGAAAAGGGAGCTTGGTCAAGCAAGCAGGGAGGGAAATTATGTTGAAGAAGAGTAAAGGCTGTTGA